A stretch of the Sulfurimonas sp. HSL-1656 genome encodes the following:
- a CDS encoding MraY family glycosyltransferase, producing the protein MTIRIENRFGFFTDSDFKTHAVHTTPTPRVGGLGVFIAFAITVLYVLPEYWWLVAGGAVVFGFGLFEDWHGDTKKEYRLGAMALGTLMAVYFGGYVADNSEFFILPYWIAVFFTIFAVVGLSSAINFIDGLNGLASGISIITLLFFALLSYLYDDNALLGLSLIGIAATLGFFLWNYPHGKIFLGDGGAYFLGFLLAILSIMLSERHAEIPLWYPLAALSYPIIETFVTIERRIKRRKKKGVPFFEAEKVHLHTLKFRRKVRKNYGATNSLLLFHILINMLAFSCYQNVYALMLVIVFAYAVYIFKYRRIILFGRRTIKRCISCFYKSFF; encoded by the coding sequence GTGACGATCAGAATAGAAAATAGATTCGGCTTCTTTACAGATTCTGATTTCAAAACTCACGCGGTTCACACAACTCCTACGCCAAGGGTTGGAGGGCTCGGTGTGTTTATTGCCTTCGCAATAACGGTGCTGTATGTGTTGCCAGAATATTGGTGGCTTGTGGCCGGTGGAGCCGTTGTCTTCGGTTTTGGACTTTTTGAAGACTGGCACGGTGATACCAAGAAAGAATATCGTCTCGGAGCGATGGCACTGGGTACCTTAATGGCCGTATATTTTGGCGGTTATGTGGCAGACAACAGTGAATTTTTCATCCTGCCATATTGGATAGCCGTCTTTTTTACTATTTTTGCAGTTGTGGGGTTAAGCAGCGCTATAAACTTCATAGATGGTTTGAATGGCCTGGCCAGCGGCATCAGTATCATAACCCTTCTGTTTTTTGCACTGCTGTCCTATCTGTATGATGACAATGCTCTTCTAGGACTATCACTGATCGGCATTGCTGCAACACTTGGCTTTTTTTTATGGAACTATCCTCACGGGAAAATTTTTCTCGGTGATGGAGGGGCATATTTTCTGGGATTCCTCTTGGCTATTCTTTCGATCATGTTGTCTGAACGTCATGCAGAAATCCCGCTTTGGTACCCGTTGGCAGCGCTCTCTTATCCCATTATTGAAACCTTCGTGACAATAGAACGGAGGATCAAGCGCAGGAAGAAAAAGGGTGTGCCGTTTTTTGAAGCGGAAAAGGTACATTTGCACACCTTGAAGTTTCGGCGAAAAGTGAGAAAGAATTACGGTGCAACCAATAGCCTGTTGCTTTTCCATATATTGATCAACATGCTCGCTTTTTCATGCTATCAAAATGTTTATGCTCTAATGCTTGTGATTGTATTCGCCTATGCAGTATATATTTTCAAATACCGCAGGATCATTCTTTTTGGCAGGAGAACGATTAAACGGTGTATCTCTTGTTTCTACAAGAGCTTTTTTTAG